TCGGCCCTTTCGGGAAGTACTGCGCGAGGCTGCCGGTTCGGTATGGGAAGCGATTTTTGCCCATCCTTTTGTGACACAGCTGGGTGACGGAACCCTGGACCGCCAGCGCTTTCTGTTTTTTGTCCGCCAGGATGCCCTGTACCTCCAGGACTTTGCCCGCGTTCTGTGCCTGGGAGGGGCCAGGGCCGACACCCTGGACACCCTCGATATGTTTGCCGAGCACGCGGCGACCGTGGTGCGGGTCGAGCGTAGCCTGCATACCGGCTGGAGCGAGAAGCTGGGCATCTCCTCCCACGAGCTGTCCCGCACCGTCCGGGCGCCCGTCACCCAGGCCTACACCCGGCATATGCTGGCCGTTGCCCAGGCCGGCAGCCTGGCCGAGATCGTGGCGGTTGTCCTGCCCTGCTACTGGATCTATTGGGAGGTCGGCCAGCAGCTCGCAGACCGGCTGCCCGCCGAGCCACTGTACGCCGAGTGGATTCAGGCCTACAGCGCCGAGGGCTTTGGGGCGCACGTGGAGCAGCAGCTGGGGCTGATTGACCGCCTGGCCGCCGGGTGCGGGGCGACCGAGCGCGAGCGGCTGATTGACCACTTTGTCCACAGCAGCCGCTACGAATACCTGTTCTGGGATCAGGCCTACCGGCAGGAACAGTGGCCGGTGTAGACACCGGGTGTTGCGGGAGCCCCACGGGCTCCCGTTGAGCCGCTTATTTGGCGGCGAGTCGGACCTCGGCGGCGGGCTCGGCCGTGACCGGCACCCCCTCTTGCTGGAGTTTTGGCATGACCTCAGAGGCAAACAGTTTCATGCTGCGCTCGGTCAGCTCGGGCGGCATGCCGCCATAGCTGAACACCGAGATCAGGTGATCGAAGTCCACCTTGTCGCGCATGGCGGAGATCTGCTCCAGGCACTGGTCGGGCGTGCCTGCGACCTGAAGATTGATGAAGCCCTCGACCGCCTGGTCCGGGGTGGTCGTCTTGGCGTTGTCGGCGATCACCCCGTAGTGCTCGTAGCCCTTGACGTTCTTGAGGTGCCCGTCGGAGAAGTTGTAGTGGGCGTCGGCCGAGGCCCAGTAGCCGCCCATGTAGTCAAACGCGCCCTGGCGGGCTTCACGAAGCTGGCTACAATCGGTTTGACCGGCTCGTGGC
This genomic window from Desulfurellaceae bacterium contains:
- the tenA gene encoding thiaminase II; the protein is MARPFREVLREAAGSVWEAIFAHPFVTQLGDGTLDRQRFLFFVRQDALYLQDFARVLCLGGARADTLDTLDMFAEHAATVVRVERSLHTGWSEKLGISSHELSRTVRAPVTQAYTRHMLAVAQAGSLAEIVAVVLPCYWIYWEVGQQLADRLPAEPLYAEWIQAYSAEGFGAHVEQQLGLIDRLAAGCGATERERLIDHFVHSSRYEYLFWDQAYRQEQWPV